The following are from one region of the Endozoicomonas sp. 4G genome:
- a CDS encoding tRNA-dependent cyclodipeptide synthase — MSQLSTISYVDSFRQPPTPCDFSEKNQCKELYISGATPRCESIIQQGEHALIGISPFNSQFSKTYVTSLVNFIARRFKRFDILMPCLSEASRLLIATGMEEKKAIKKTRRELRRHKTHLTYLLSLYELRSTPAKIIQFSDFIDNTSYKSLNFEAKKAFANCSRFRQDCLTMSQMAVRGRLRGKGRQDSELKSQLVNDALPYIFAELPFFLDTPSLLNVPYSTFFYHRVWPIGEGLYKGHYPVKVKPKQSYGLISLR; from the coding sequence ATGAGTCAGCTATCAACCATCAGCTATGTAGATTCGTTCAGACAACCCCCTACTCCTTGTGATTTTTCAGAAAAAAATCAATGCAAGGAACTTTATATTTCAGGGGCAACACCTCGCTGTGAATCCATAATTCAACAAGGTGAACATGCCCTTATTGGTATAAGCCCGTTTAATTCTCAGTTTTCAAAAACATATGTAACTAGTTTGGTGAATTTTATTGCAAGACGATTCAAAAGATTTGATATATTGATGCCCTGCCTTTCAGAAGCATCCCGATTACTCATAGCAACAGGTATGGAAGAAAAGAAAGCCATAAAGAAGACTCGGCGGGAACTCAGACGTCACAAAACTCATTTAACTTACTTACTGTCATTGTATGAGTTAAGAAGTACGCCGGCAAAAATCATTCAGTTCAGTGATTTTATAGACAACACAAGCTATAAGAGCTTAAATTTTGAAGCCAAGAAGGCGTTTGCAAACTGCTCACGATTTCGTCAAGACTGTTTAACCATGTCACAAATGGCAGTGCGAGGCCGTCTTAGGGGAAAAGGTCGCCAAGACAGTGAGCTTAAATCACAACTTGTTAATGATGCCTTGCCCTACATTTTCGCAGAGTTACCGTTTTTCCTAGATACACCATCGCTGTTAAACGTTCCCTATTCTACATTTTTTTATCATCGAGTCTGGCCCATAGGTGAGGGTTTATATAAAGGTCATTACCCAGTTAAAGTTAAGCCAAAGCAAAGTTATGGATTAATAAGCCTGCGTTAA
- a CDS encoding helix-turn-helix transcriptional regulator has protein sequence MNVAYMASSIEKPSMSGKALVESLTDLGLSPVFPVKVMTKEVKSRSETSLHKHYWSQLVFSDRGATQVTTSSMTYWVPPHHAVWIPPDHIHSASLLERASLFSVYFLKHNPLFGSFDWHRCQCFEVSCLLGELIKKMSATNPETMPEEIYNALCKLIYTEIAQSRPIPIGVPMPKDRRLRHLCQLFLNSPQQYVTLHDLAAVVGASESTIGRLFRNELNMTFSQWRQQALLASAITLAAKKMSIGRIALELGYSSHSAFTAMVTSIVGKSPKHFLNQ, from the coding sequence GTGAATGTTGCATATATGGCAAGCAGTATTGAGAAACCGTCAATGAGTGGTAAAGCTCTAGTGGAGTCACTGACTGACCTGGGTCTTAGTCCGGTCTTTCCCGTGAAAGTGATGACCAAAGAGGTCAAATCACGTTCAGAAACCTCATTGCATAAGCATTACTGGAGTCAGTTGGTGTTCTCTGACAGGGGAGCTACCCAAGTGACAACGTCAAGTATGACCTATTGGGTTCCTCCGCATCATGCAGTTTGGATTCCACCTGATCATATACATTCAGCCTCACTGCTTGAGCGCGCGAGTTTATTCTCAGTCTATTTCTTAAAACATAACCCTCTGTTTGGTTCGTTTGATTGGCACCGGTGTCAATGCTTTGAGGTATCTTGTCTGCTTGGAGAGCTAATTAAAAAGATGTCGGCAACAAACCCTGAAACTATGCCCGAAGAAATTTATAATGCTCTTTGCAAGCTTATATACACAGAAATAGCACAGAGTCGGCCTATCCCAATTGGTGTGCCCATGCCAAAGGACAGACGATTGAGGCATTTGTGTCAACTGTTCTTAAATTCACCACAGCAGTATGTGACACTTCATGATTTAGCTGCTGTAGTGGGGGCTAGCGAAAGTACTATTGGACGACTCTTCAGGAATGAGTTGAATATGACTTTCAGCCAGTGGCGACAGCAAGCACTGCTGGCCAGCGCCATAACATTAGCCGCTAAAAAAATGTCTATTGGCAGAATCGCACTTGAGCTCGGTTATTCCAGTCACAGTGCTTTTACCGCGATGGTGACATCTATTGTAGGAAAATCTCCTAAGCACTTTTTGAATCAATGA
- a CDS encoding PhoX family phosphatase has translation MSKNTFDPTVYNSSDNKPISAVLEKELSRRGVLKRGGALAAFTALASVGLAGCNDNDSDVVTPPSRLSLGFESIPGTKTDAVSVPPGYTAQVLAPWGTPLNDKAAEWKDDGTNTSEDQANATGMMHDGMHFFPLEGSSTEGLLCINHEYISQSRLHPNGDTKVDGKRPAEEVRKEINAHGVAVVHIKLTDGVWDVVKNSKYNKRYTAATEMDLTGPVADSDLLITKYTNEKGNKALARGTNNNCGNGHTPWGTYLTCEENWPGYFVRTDAIDNWTEEQKRLGISDEGTRYDWETVEPADENETGEFTRFNVTPGSGAATEDFRNEANGHGYIVEIDPYNPDTRATKRTALGRFRHEDCSFGKLVEGQPVVFYSGHDSRFEYIYKFVSKELWNPADANPEDRLATGAKYMNEGTLYAARFDVGGKGEWLPLTPEATTKAGGKLGDVAGFATLAEVLLNAPGAADEVGATPMDRPEWTAVDPKTGSVYVTLTNNTRRDNGDGNSDTDTNAANPREDNEHGHIIRWDEGADPSQFTWQFFLFGSFASERTLVNLSGLNETNEFGSPDGLAFDDRGLLWIQTDGGDNDNTNDQMLAVIPSELNTTEGLPVVNANNQDQLKRFFVGPNDCEVTGLAFTPDNQSFFLNLQHPGNWPAPNTIDATDGTGAIRARSATVVIMKDGGGEVGV, from the coding sequence ATGAGCAAAAATACTTTTGATCCGACGGTGTACAACTCCAGTGATAACAAGCCGATCTCGGCAGTGCTGGAAAAAGAACTCTCCCGCCGTGGGGTTTTGAAGCGTGGGGGTGCGCTGGCAGCCTTTACAGCACTGGCCAGTGTTGGTTTGGCTGGCTGTAACGATAACGACTCTGATGTGGTGACCCCGCCATCCAGGCTCTCTCTGGGCTTTGAATCCATTCCCGGAACTAAAACTGACGCTGTGTCTGTACCTCCTGGCTATACCGCTCAGGTTCTGGCGCCATGGGGCACACCCTTGAATGATAAAGCGGCAGAATGGAAAGACGACGGCACCAACACTTCTGAAGACCAGGCCAATGCCACCGGCATGATGCACGACGGTATGCACTTCTTCCCGCTGGAAGGCAGCAGTACAGAAGGTCTGCTCTGTATCAATCATGAATATATTTCTCAAAGCCGATTGCATCCCAACGGAGATACCAAAGTTGATGGTAAGCGTCCCGCTGAGGAAGTGCGCAAAGAAATTAACGCCCACGGTGTGGCGGTCGTTCACATCAAACTGACCGACGGTGTCTGGGACGTTGTTAAAAACAGCAAATACAACAAGCGTTACACCGCAGCGACTGAAATGGATCTGACCGGGCCGGTGGCTGACAGTGATCTGCTGATCACCAAATACACCAATGAGAAAGGGAATAAAGCCCTTGCCCGAGGCACCAACAATAACTGTGGTAATGGTCACACGCCCTGGGGCACCTATCTGACCTGTGAAGAAAACTGGCCTGGCTATTTTGTCCGCACTGATGCCATCGATAACTGGACTGAAGAACAAAAACGTCTGGGTATCAGTGACGAAGGCACCCGTTATGATTGGGAAACTGTGGAGCCAGCGGACGAAAACGAAACCGGCGAGTTTACCCGTTTTAATGTAACCCCGGGTTCTGGAGCGGCGACTGAAGATTTCCGTAACGAAGCCAATGGTCACGGATACATCGTAGAAATCGATCCCTATAATCCTGATACCCGAGCCACCAAACGGACAGCTCTGGGTCGCTTCCGTCACGAAGACTGCTCATTTGGCAAGCTGGTAGAAGGTCAGCCAGTGGTTTTCTATTCGGGTCATGACAGCCGATTCGAATACATTTACAAGTTCGTTTCCAAAGAACTCTGGAACCCGGCAGACGCCAACCCTGAAGATCGTCTGGCTACCGGTGCCAAGTATATGAATGAAGGGACTTTGTATGCCGCTCGCTTTGATGTAGGAGGTAAGGGTGAATGGCTGCCTCTGACGCCTGAAGCAACCACCAAAGCAGGTGGAAAATTAGGTGATGTTGCCGGATTCGCAACTCTGGCTGAGGTGCTCCTGAATGCTCCGGGCGCTGCTGACGAGGTGGGTGCGACCCCGATGGACCGTCCTGAATGGACGGCGGTCGATCCGAAAACCGGTTCTGTTTATGTCACACTGACAAACAACACCCGTCGTGATAATGGCGACGGTAACTCCGATACCGATACGAATGCCGCCAACCCTCGTGAAGATAATGAGCATGGTCATATTATTCGCTGGGATGAAGGGGCTGACCCAAGCCAGTTTACCTGGCAATTCTTCCTGTTTGGTTCGTTCGCTTCTGAACGCACCCTGGTGAACCTGTCCGGTCTGAACGAAACCAATGAGTTTGGCAGCCCGGATGGCCTGGCCTTTGATGATCGCGGTCTGCTTTGGATTCAAACAGACGGCGGTGACAATGACAATACCAATGACCAGATGCTGGCCGTTATTCCCTCTGAGCTGAACACCACAGAAGGCTTACCAGTCGTTAACGCTAACAACCAGGATCAACTGAAGCGTTTCTTTGTCGGTCCAAACGATTGTGAAGTGACCGGCCTGGCCTTTACGCCTGATAACCAGAGCTTTTTCCTGAACCTGCAGCATCCGGGCAACTGGCCTGCTCCTAACACAATCGATGCAACGGATGGCACTGGTGCTATCAGGGCACGTTCTGCCACGGTGGTTATTATGAAAGATGGTGGTGGTGAAGTGGGGGTTTAA
- a CDS encoding ATP-binding protein gives MTFFPRYLQPKINEALQDTPVVCLLGARQVGKSTLCRELSPERAYLTFDDSSVLQAAKDDPAGFVQNLPEYVTLDEVQRVPELLFAIKAEVDRNRKPGRFLLTGSANLMLLPRVKESLAGRIEILHLQPLTEAEKESIPPVFLQRLFTQTLSASIKGEQKEIHGIAERVCQGGFPEPNTHTPHRARQWFNQYLQTIIQNDIRDIANIRDEDKMLKLAELLSLRTGNLLNISSIATDLKIRRETTDKYISILEHLFLFYRLPAWHNNAAKRLVKAPKIHIADSGLATMLDRLKAEEWRDYSTPFGPVLESFVIQQIRAQTEWLDDPVHLSHYRDKNKVEVDLVIEYNRDIYGIEIKKAISIQEKDGEGLRCLADQAGERFKGGVLIYCGNNALPLKTENCMAVPVDWLWRNDI, from the coding sequence ATGACATTCTTCCCACGCTATTTACAACCCAAAATAAACGAAGCCCTGCAGGATACCCCTGTAGTCTGCCTGCTTGGGGCTCGTCAGGTGGGCAAATCAACGCTTTGTCGGGAGCTTTCCCCTGAGCGGGCCTACCTGACCTTTGATGATTCTTCTGTATTGCAAGCCGCCAAAGACGATCCAGCTGGATTTGTACAAAACCTGCCTGAATACGTGACATTGGATGAAGTCCAACGGGTTCCAGAGCTGCTCTTTGCGATCAAGGCTGAAGTTGATCGCAATCGCAAACCTGGCCGCTTTCTGCTGACAGGCTCAGCCAACCTGATGCTATTGCCCAGAGTCAAGGAATCGCTTGCCGGGCGTATTGAGATTTTGCATCTGCAGCCACTGACAGAAGCCGAAAAAGAATCAATTCCTCCCGTCTTTTTACAACGCCTCTTCACACAAACCCTGTCTGCCTCTATCAAAGGTGAGCAAAAAGAAATTCATGGGATCGCTGAACGGGTTTGTCAGGGCGGCTTTCCTGAGCCCAATACCCACACACCCCATCGTGCACGACAATGGTTTAATCAGTATCTTCAGACCATTATTCAAAATGACATTCGGGATATTGCCAATATTCGTGACGAAGATAAAATGCTGAAGCTGGCTGAACTACTATCCCTTCGTACTGGAAATCTGCTCAATATCAGTAGCATCGCCACTGACTTGAAAATACGACGCGAAACCACCGATAAATACATTAGTATCCTGGAGCACCTGTTTCTCTTTTACCGTTTGCCAGCATGGCATAACAATGCTGCCAAACGCTTGGTAAAAGCACCGAAAATTCATATTGCAGACAGTGGGCTGGCAACCATGCTGGATCGGCTGAAAGCTGAAGAATGGCGGGACTATTCGACCCCCTTCGGTCCGGTTCTGGAGAGCTTTGTCATACAACAGATAAGAGCCCAGACCGAATGGCTGGATGATCCTGTTCACCTCAGCCATTACCGGGATAAAAACAAGGTGGAGGTGGATCTGGTCATCGAATATAATCGTGATATCTACGGCATAGAAATTAAAAAAGCTATCAGTATTCAGGAAAAAGACGGAGAAGGACTAAGGTGCCTTGCTGACCAGGCTGGCGAACGCTTTAAAGGTGGCGTATTAATTTATTGTGGTAACAATGCACTGCCACTCAAAACAGAAAACTGCATGGCGGTGCCAGTGGATTGGCTCTGGCGCAATGATATATAA
- the tatC gene encoding twin-arginine translocase subunit TatC: protein MNTETPTVQSEQPLIQHLLELRTRVLKSVVVTLLFFAGLFYFASDIYELVSEPLRLLMPEGTSMIATDVASPFFAPFKLSLVLSMFLAIPFILHQVWGFIAPGLYKKEKHLAIPLLIASVILFYAGVAFAYFVVFPLVFGFFTSTGPETVTMMTDISSYLNFILKLFLAFGLAFEIPVATVLLIWSGVSSLESLSKKRPYIVVGCFVIGMLLTPPDIISQSLLAGPMWLLFELGLLFARVTPFMKKSS, encoded by the coding sequence ATGAACACTGAAACCCCAACAGTTCAATCAGAACAACCCCTGATTCAGCACTTGCTTGAGTTACGAACCCGTGTACTGAAAAGTGTGGTGGTCACCCTGCTGTTCTTTGCCGGGCTGTTTTACTTTGCCAGTGACATTTATGAGCTGGTGTCTGAACCTCTGCGCCTGTTGATGCCCGAAGGCACCAGCATGATAGCCACCGATGTTGCTTCACCTTTCTTCGCTCCCTTCAAACTCAGCCTTGTGCTCTCAATGTTCCTGGCTATTCCTTTTATTCTCCATCAGGTCTGGGGGTTTATCGCTCCTGGCTTGTACAAGAAGGAAAAGCACCTGGCCATTCCCTTGCTGATAGCCAGCGTCATACTCTTTTATGCAGGCGTCGCTTTTGCCTATTTTGTGGTGTTCCCGCTGGTTTTTGGCTTCTTCACCTCCACCGGGCCTGAAACGGTCACCATGATGACCGACATCAGCAGCTACCTGAACTTTATTCTGAAACTGTTCCTTGCCTTTGGGCTGGCCTTTGAAATCCCTGTGGCAACGGTATTATTGATCTGGTCTGGCGTAAGCAGCCTTGAATCCCTGTCCAAAAAACGCCCTTATATCGTCGTAGGCTGTTTTGTGATCGGTATGCTGTTGACACCACCGGACATTATCTCCCAAAGCCTGCTGGCGGGACCTATGTGGCTGTTGTTTGAGCTTGGGTTGCTGTTTGCCCGGGTGACGCCTTTTATGAAAAAGTCTTCTTGA
- the tatA gene encoding twin-arginine translocase TatA/TatE family subunit, protein MGLGGISIWQLLIVLLIVAMLFGTKRLKGLGSDLGGAIKGFKKSVSDDSGSAENLATHHQDIDKNRELSHNKA, encoded by the coding sequence ATGGGCCTCGGCGGTATCAGTATCTGGCAACTGTTAATCGTACTGTTGATCGTTGCCATGCTGTTTGGCACCAAACGACTCAAGGGTCTTGGCAGTGACCTGGGGGGAGCTATCAAGGGCTTCAAGAAGAGCGTCAGCGATGACTCCGGTTCGGCAGAAAACCTGGCCACCCATCATCAGGACATCGACAAGAACAGGGAACTGAGTCACAACAAAGCCTGA
- the dnaB gene encoding replicative DNA helicase: protein MLEALPQENELPIDEATVSLKTPPHSIEAEQSVLGGLLLDNEAWDKVADKITAEDFYHPRHKIIFSSMAKSANETLPFDPLTLATTLENQDELEQAGGMVYITELVANVAGIANIEAYAGIIQEASVKRKVINASQKMAEISYNPEGRDSQTILDEAERLVFNIAEERPKTGGPVGVREILDNTVEKIDELFNAGDAITGITTGFNDLDNMTSGMQPSDMIIVAARPSMGKTTFAMNLVENALLNTEKVVMVFSLEMPSEQLMMRMLSSLGRINQGKVRSGKLEEEDWPKLVSAVERIKDKKLFIDDTAGISPSEMRSRIRRVVREHGDMAMIMIDYLQLMQIPGFSEGRTNEISEISRSLKAIAKEFNVPVIALSQLNRSLEQRPNKRPVNSDLRESGAIEQDADVIMFIYRDEVYNPDTEFKGIGEIIIGKQRNGPIGSVRLAFIGQYTRFENLAPDAYVNFDDE, encoded by the coding sequence ATGCTGGAAGCACTGCCCCAAGAAAACGAACTGCCCATTGATGAAGCAACCGTAAGCCTCAAGACACCGCCTCATTCCATTGAGGCGGAGCAGTCTGTGCTGGGTGGCCTGCTGCTGGATAATGAAGCCTGGGATAAAGTGGCCGACAAGATCACGGCTGAAGACTTTTATCATCCCCGCCATAAAATTATTTTCTCGTCGATGGCTAAATCGGCGAACGAGACTCTTCCCTTTGATCCCCTGACACTGGCCACCACCCTAGAGAACCAGGATGAACTGGAACAGGCCGGTGGCATGGTGTACATCACTGAATTGGTGGCCAATGTTGCCGGTATTGCCAACATTGAGGCTTACGCCGGCATTATTCAGGAGGCTTCAGTTAAAAGAAAGGTGATCAACGCCAGTCAAAAGATGGCTGAAATCTCCTACAACCCTGAAGGCCGGGACAGCCAGACGATACTGGATGAAGCGGAACGACTGGTTTTCAACATCGCTGAAGAGCGCCCTAAAACCGGCGGCCCGGTAGGTGTTCGGGAAATCCTGGACAACACGGTTGAGAAAATTGATGAGCTTTTTAATGCTGGCGATGCCATCACCGGTATCACCACAGGTTTCAATGACCTGGACAATATGACCTCGGGTATGCAGCCGTCGGATATGATTATTGTTGCGGCCAGGCCGTCGATGGGAAAGACGACATTCGCCATGAATTTGGTCGAAAACGCCCTACTGAATACCGAAAAAGTAGTCATGGTTTTCAGCCTGGAAATGCCCTCCGAGCAGCTGATGATGCGTATGCTGTCTTCACTGGGGCGGATCAACCAGGGCAAAGTGCGTTCCGGTAAACTGGAAGAAGAAGACTGGCCTAAGCTGGTGTCAGCGGTAGAAAGAATCAAAGATAAAAAACTGTTTATTGATGACACCGCAGGCATCAGCCCTTCTGAAATGCGTTCCCGTATCCGTCGTGTGGTGCGTGAGCATGGTGATATGGCCATGATTATGATCGACTATCTGCAGCTGATGCAGATTCCCGGTTTCAGTGAAGGTCGTACCAACGAAATCTCGGAAATTTCCCGATCCCTGAAAGCCATCGCCAAGGAGTTCAACGTACCGGTGATTGCGCTGTCTCAGCTGAACCGATCCCTGGAGCAACGCCCCAACAAGCGCCCGGTCAACTCCGACCTCCGTGAATCCGGAGCGATTGAGCAGGATGCTGACGTTATCATGTTTATCTATCGTGATGAGGTATATAACCCGGATACCGAATTTAAAGGTATAGGCGAAATCATCATTGGCAAGCAGCGTAACGGCCCCATCGGTTCGGTAAGATTGGCCTTTATCGGTCAGTACACCCGGTTTGAGAATCTCGCTCCCGATGCTTATGTTAATTTTGATGATGAATAA
- a CDS encoding RNA-binding domain-containing protein: MLKSELLEIIANGENSGVEFKRDDIRPEQLAEEVVAMANLKGGMLLLGVEDDGSISGIARDRLEEWVMNAIADKVHPMLLPYYEEVQLDSDHRIAVISFTEGVSKPYVVRHKGREDVCIRVGSTSRKATREQQARLFASGGMLHTEALPVAGSSYGSLDHERLLDYLKNVLVDPDIPKNKSSWVNRLIGLGFMAEGVSSPVCTVAGMVLFGTSPRRYLRQSGIRVVAFDGEDKTYQSKIDKILDFPLVGLWKQDEAGERRLAKMHFGLIETLVDLIEPYISEESGEIDHHFRRERHWHYPKAAVRELVINALAHRDWTRSVDIEIGIYDDRLELISPGTLQNSMTIEKMLAGQRSPRNPIIVEVLRDYGYVDARGMGVRTKIVPLLKQYNGNKPHFELTEDYLKTTFYKKKQD; the protein is encoded by the coding sequence ATGCTGAAATCAGAGCTGCTGGAAATTATTGCCAATGGGGAAAACTCAGGTGTTGAGTTCAAGCGAGATGATATTCGTCCTGAGCAGCTAGCTGAAGAAGTCGTAGCAATGGCCAACCTCAAAGGAGGTATGCTACTACTGGGCGTGGAAGATGATGGCTCCATCAGCGGTATAGCACGAGACAGGCTGGAAGAATGGGTGATGAACGCTATCGCAGATAAAGTTCATCCCATGTTATTGCCTTATTACGAAGAAGTTCAGCTTGACTCTGATCATCGTATTGCTGTGATCAGCTTTACCGAAGGAGTATCAAAACCCTATGTGGTAAGGCATAAAGGTCGTGAAGATGTCTGTATTCGAGTCGGTTCAACATCCAGAAAAGCCACAAGAGAGCAGCAGGCAAGATTGTTTGCCAGCGGCGGAATGTTACATACCGAAGCCTTGCCTGTAGCGGGTTCCAGCTATGGCTCTCTGGATCATGAGCGACTGCTTGATTATCTGAAAAATGTACTCGTAGACCCTGATATTCCCAAGAATAAGTCTTCATGGGTTAATCGCTTAATTGGATTAGGGTTTATGGCTGAGGGTGTCAGCTCTCCGGTTTGTACGGTTGCCGGTATGGTATTGTTTGGCACTTCCCCCAGACGTTATTTAAGGCAGTCTGGGATCAGGGTAGTGGCGTTTGACGGAGAAGATAAAACTTATCAATCGAAGATTGACAAGATATTAGATTTTCCATTGGTAGGGCTCTGGAAACAAGATGAAGCGGGTGAGCGTCGCTTGGCAAAGATGCACTTTGGACTGATTGAGACGCTGGTTGATCTGATTGAACCCTATATCAGCGAAGAGTCTGGAGAAATAGACCATCATTTTCGCAGGGAAAGGCATTGGCACTACCCTAAAGCAGCGGTAAGGGAACTGGTTATTAATGCTCTTGCGCACAGAGACTGGACCCGGTCTGTCGATATTGAAATAGGGATATACGACGACCGTCTGGAATTAATCAGCCCCGGCACTTTACAAAATTCTATGACCATCGAAAAAATGCTGGCGGGCCAGCGTTCCCCGAGAAATCCGATTATAGTCGAAGTTCTCAGGGATTATGGCTATGTCGATGCCAGGGGAATGGGTGTACGAACCAAAATCGTACCCCTCCTGAAGCAATACAACGGGAACAAGCCGCATTTTGAGTTGACGGAAGACTACCTCAAAACAACCTTCTACAAGAAAAAGCAGGATTAG
- a CDS encoding transposase has translation MKTKRAYKERFYPTPGQTQLLAQSFGCARFVYNNTLRFRTDAYYKDGKSISHSEVEKRLVSLKTEFPFLADVSSVILQQKLRDQQEAFKKFCNGKAKYPKFKKRHSRQSIRLTKAAFRYKDGQLFIAKSEDPLNIRWSRPLSSDPSSITIIKDRAGRYFVSMLCEFEAKPMPISNKTVGIDLGLNDLFITSEGEKSGNPRHTKRYEIKLAYLQRQMSKKQKDSSNRAKAKLKVARLHAKIADCRMDATHQASRKLINENQVVCVESLNVKGMIKNPKLAKHIADANWGEFVRQLKYKAGWAGRDLVKIDRFFPSSKRCSSCGFVHESLPLSIREWECPECKTHHDRDINAAKNIKTAGLAGLACGATGTGVEA, from the coding sequence ATGAAGACTAAGCGAGCCTACAAAGAACGATTCTACCCAACACCTGGGCAAACTCAGCTACTTGCTCAGTCGTTTGGTTGTGCTCGATTTGTTTATAACAATACGCTTCGTTTTCGCACTGATGCCTACTACAAAGACGGGAAATCCATATCCCACTCTGAGGTAGAAAAAAGGCTTGTCTCGCTCAAGACAGAGTTTCCATTTCTGGCTGATGTATCCAGCGTGATTCTTCAACAAAAGCTTAGAGATCAGCAAGAGGCTTTCAAGAAATTTTGTAATGGAAAAGCCAAATACCCTAAATTCAAGAAAAGACACTCAAGACAAAGTATCCGGCTAACAAAGGCCGCTTTCAGATACAAAGATGGTCAGCTTTTCATTGCCAAAAGCGAAGATCCGCTGAATATCCGATGGAGCCGACCGCTGTCTTCTGATCCTTCAAGTATCACCATCATCAAAGATCGGGCAGGCCGGTACTTTGTGTCCATGCTGTGTGAGTTTGAAGCTAAACCAATGCCTATTAGTAACAAGACAGTGGGCATTGATTTAGGTTTGAATGATCTGTTCATCACTTCAGAGGGTGAAAAATCCGGTAACCCAAGGCACACCAAACGCTACGAGATAAAGCTCGCCTATCTTCAGCGTCAGATGTCAAAAAAGCAAAAAGACAGTAGCAACAGAGCTAAAGCAAAGCTCAAGGTTGCACGACTTCATGCCAAGATTGCCGATTGCCGAATGGATGCCACCCACCAGGCATCCCGCAAACTCATTAACGAGAACCAAGTTGTTTGCGTAGAGTCTCTGAACGTGAAGGGCATGATCAAAAATCCAAAACTGGCAAAGCACATAGCCGATGCAAACTGGGGAGAGTTTGTCCGCCAGTTGAAATACAAGGCTGGTTGGGCGGGTAGAGATCTGGTTAAGATAGACCGTTTCTTTCCAAGCTCTAAACGCTGTTCCAGTTGCGGATTTGTCCATGAAAGTCTGCCGTTGTCTATTCGTGAATGGGAATGCCCGGAATGCAAAACCCATCACGACCGGGACATTAACGCAGCGAAGAATATCAAAACCGCCGGACTGGCGGGGTTAGCCTGTGGAGCGACTGGAACGGGGGTAGAGGCTTAA
- a CDS encoding serine/threonine protein kinase: MSSNIQHPYERLTPDRVMDAVESQGYLCDARNLALNSYENRVYQVGIEDGLPIIAKFYRPERWSREQILEEHAFSLELQEMEFPIVAPLQNENRETLHEFDGFQFALFKRMGGYPPELDNLDHLLVLGRCMGRLHKLGSAVPFQHRPEINLQRYGIDNVTWLLNHDFIPATLRKAYETLTRDILDRLARIEAQYHPNMIRVHGDAHVGNILWRDDNPHFVDFDDTCMAPAIQDLWMFLSGDRASQTIQLAELLEGYEEFHEFDPIELNLVEYFRTLRLINYSGWLAKRWTDPAFPMAFTWFNTERYWSEHILELREQMANLDEPVLSVYGN, translated from the coding sequence ATGAGTTCAAATATCCAGCACCCCTACGAGCGACTGACGCCTGACCGGGTGATGGACGCAGTGGAAAGCCAGGGATACCTGTGTGATGCCAGGAACCTGGCGCTGAACAGCTACGAAAACCGTGTGTACCAGGTTGGGATTGAAGACGGCTTGCCGATTATTGCCAAGTTTTATCGTCCCGAACGCTGGAGCCGGGAGCAGATTCTGGAAGAACACGCCTTCTCGCTGGAGTTGCAAGAAATGGAATTCCCCATCGTGGCACCGCTTCAAAACGAGAACCGGGAAACCTTACATGAGTTTGACGGCTTCCAGTTTGCCCTGTTCAAACGCATGGGAGGCTACCCGCCGGAACTGGATAACCTGGACCATCTGCTGGTGCTGGGTCGTTGCATGGGAAGACTGCATAAACTGGGCTCAGCGGTTCCTTTCCAGCATCGCCCTGAAATTAATCTGCAAAGATACGGCATTGATAATGTCACCTGGCTGCTGAACCATGATTTTATTCCCGCCACACTCAGGAAAGCTTATGAAACCCTGACCCGGGACATTCTGGACCGTCTTGCCCGAATCGAAGCCCAATACCACCCGAACATGATTCGGGTGCACGGTGATGCTCATGTCGGCAATATTCTCTGGCGGGATGATAACCCTCACTTTGTCGACTTCGACGACACCTGCATGGCTCCTGCTATTCAGGACTTATGGATGTTCCTGAGCGGCGACCGGGCCAGCCAGACCATTCAACTGGCAGAGCTTCTGGAAGGTTATGAGGAATTTCACGAGTTTGATCCCATAGAACTTAATCTGGTGGAATACTTCCGAACCCTGAGGCTGATCAACTATTCCGGCTGGCTGGCTAAACGCTGGACGGACCCGGCCTTTCCCATGGCGTTTACCTGGTTTAACACTGAGCGTTACTGGTCAGAACATATCCTGGAGCTGAGGGAGCAGATGGCTAATCTGGATGAACCTGTGCTTTCGGTTTATGGGAACTAA